From the Posidoniimonas polymericola genome, one window contains:
- the dnaE gene encoding DNA polymerase III subunit alpha — protein sequence MDAKPFVHLHCHSHYSLLDGASPIKKLVGRAKELGMNGLALTDHGNLYGALEFYRACKDQGINPIVGYEAYIAPGSRRDRGGASSSKAAAYHLTLLAQNRTGFQNLVKLASRAYLEGFYHKPRIDKEILKQYSEGIICLSGCVSGELSRTLLAGGTTNEALKQGEQIVHWFHNTFGDRYFLEIQNNGVEIQRQALELTVDLANHMGMPLVATSDAHYVNQEDAEAQDVLLCINTGRYRTDTNRMKMEGDQFYLRGPEDMYAALPGHEDALARSQQIADSVDLELELGKRFFPTFTAPGKDEPDIKESEAYLRELVIKGLKERYADTPHRWQDGVAPGPEHATGELSEEVMARIDRELHVINTLGFPDYFLIVWDFVRFAVASNIPCTARGSGVGSIVCFALKMSHVCPLEYDLLFERFLDISRLEAPDIDIDFCKERRVEVIQYVKEKYGEANVAQIGTFGTLAARAAIKDVGRTMSMPIFRVDQITAMIPDQLGISLDKALEQSDELKTAYEGDPEIRELLDLARKIEGLARNVGTHAAAVVIAKEPVSEYVPLQHVKGKTEVITQWSMNDVEDAGLLKMDFLGLRNLTILARSIDLIEESTGERIDPYKFPLDDKPSYALLCRGETKGIFQLESGGIRDLLQRMRPDKFHDIIATAALYRPGPLEGGMVDQYIEVKHGRRPAEYPHPVMEEVLAETHGVMVYQEQVMRILNLLGGIELSNAYKCIKAISKKKLPIIAKFQEQFIDGAQEKGLDKKKAEELFGMIEKFAGYGFNKSHSTAYALIAYMTAYLKAHYPVQFMAALLSGDIPGRNFKSKDALVEHLEDCERMEIEVVPPDVNTSFVDFAVREGRILFGLSAIKACGGGAADAVVAEREANGPYTDLFNFCERVDPQSCNRATVETLVKAGAFDSFGADRARLMAGVERAMQSGASAMADRRSGQKGLFDEAEDEATEDACLDLPDAAPWEEKQLLTYEKEVLGYYLSSHPLAEYEQILRTYATHTSKSLGNLEHRSEVVLGGMLAAIKMSHTKNPKPGMPSKYAMWDLEDLDGIVRCIMWPEQFAQFGDQVVGDAIVGIRAVVDRRPGAEEVNLIINELMPVAELETRFTSGVTIMVDETRHGAEGLKTLREIVRGYPGKMPLKLQLMLADGGAVILESGRRVSLEAELRHRVEEFLSPGSFRLTSAPPKPTPPPQNGRGRRAMAGA from the coding sequence ATGGATGCGAAGCCGTTCGTTCACCTGCACTGCCACAGCCACTACAGCCTGCTCGACGGCGCCAGCCCGATCAAGAAGCTGGTAGGCAGGGCCAAGGAGCTGGGCATGAACGGCCTGGCCCTGACCGACCACGGCAACCTGTACGGCGCGCTGGAGTTCTACCGCGCCTGCAAGGACCAGGGCATCAACCCGATTGTCGGCTACGAGGCGTACATCGCCCCAGGCAGCCGCCGCGACCGCGGCGGCGCGTCCAGCAGCAAGGCGGCCGCCTACCACCTGACGCTGCTGGCCCAGAACCGCACCGGCTTCCAGAACCTGGTGAAGCTCGCCAGCCGGGCGTACCTCGAGGGCTTCTACCACAAACCGCGGATCGACAAGGAGATCCTCAAGCAGTACTCCGAGGGCATCATCTGCTTGTCGGGCTGCGTCAGCGGCGAGCTGAGCCGCACCCTGCTGGCCGGCGGAACCACCAACGAGGCCCTCAAGCAGGGCGAGCAGATCGTCCACTGGTTCCACAACACCTTCGGCGACCGCTACTTCCTCGAGATCCAGAACAACGGCGTCGAGATCCAGCGGCAGGCGCTCGAGCTGACGGTCGACCTGGCCAACCACATGGGCATGCCGCTGGTCGCCACGTCCGACGCCCACTACGTCAACCAGGAGGACGCCGAGGCGCAGGACGTCCTGTTGTGCATCAACACCGGCCGGTACCGCACCGACACCAACCGCATGAAGATGGAGGGCGACCAGTTCTACCTCCGCGGCCCGGAGGACATGTACGCCGCCCTGCCCGGCCACGAGGACGCCCTCGCGCGGAGCCAGCAGATCGCCGACTCGGTCGACCTCGAGCTGGAGCTCGGCAAGCGGTTCTTCCCGACCTTCACCGCGCCGGGCAAGGACGAGCCCGACATCAAGGAGAGCGAGGCCTACCTCCGCGAGCTGGTCATCAAGGGGCTCAAGGAGCGGTACGCCGACACCCCGCACCGCTGGCAGGACGGGGTCGCCCCGGGGCCCGAGCACGCGACCGGCGAGCTGTCCGAGGAGGTCATGGCCCGCATCGACCGCGAGCTGCACGTGATCAACACGCTCGGCTTCCCGGACTACTTCCTGATTGTGTGGGACTTTGTCCGCTTCGCCGTGGCGAGCAACATCCCGTGCACGGCGCGTGGCTCCGGCGTGGGCTCGATCGTCTGCTTCGCGCTGAAGATGAGTCACGTCTGCCCGCTGGAGTACGACCTGCTGTTCGAGCGGTTCCTGGACATCAGCCGGCTGGAGGCGCCGGATATCGACATCGACTTTTGCAAGGAGCGGCGGGTCGAGGTCATCCAGTACGTCAAGGAGAAGTACGGCGAAGCCAACGTCGCACAGATCGGCACGTTCGGCACCCTGGCGGCCCGCGCGGCCATCAAGGACGTCGGCCGCACGATGTCGATGCCGATCTTCCGCGTCGACCAGATCACCGCGATGATCCCCGACCAGCTCGGCATCAGCCTCGACAAGGCGCTGGAGCAGTCCGACGAGCTCAAGACCGCCTACGAGGGCGACCCCGAGATCCGCGAGCTGCTGGACCTGGCCCGCAAGATCGAGGGTCTGGCGCGCAACGTCGGCACGCACGCCGCCGCGGTGGTGATCGCCAAGGAGCCGGTCAGCGAGTACGTGCCGCTGCAGCACGTCAAAGGCAAGACCGAGGTCATCACCCAGTGGTCGATGAACGACGTCGAGGACGCCGGCCTGCTGAAGATGGACTTCCTCGGCCTCCGCAACCTAACGATCCTGGCCCGCAGCATCGACCTGATCGAGGAGTCGACCGGCGAGCGGATCGACCCGTACAAGTTCCCGCTGGACGACAAGCCGTCGTACGCCCTGCTCTGCCGCGGGGAGACCAAGGGCATCTTCCAGCTCGAGTCCGGCGGCATCCGCGACCTGCTGCAGCGGATGCGTCCCGACAAGTTCCACGACATCATCGCGACCGCCGCGCTGTACCGGCCGGGCCCGCTCGAGGGGGGCATGGTCGACCAGTACATCGAGGTCAAGCACGGCCGCCGGCCCGCCGAGTACCCGCACCCGGTGATGGAGGAGGTCCTCGCCGAGACCCACGGCGTCATGGTGTACCAGGAACAGGTGATGCGGATCCTGAACCTGCTGGGCGGCATCGAGCTGTCCAACGCGTACAAGTGCATCAAGGCGATCAGCAAGAAGAAGCTGCCGATCATCGCCAAGTTCCAAGAGCAGTTTATCGACGGCGCGCAGGAAAAGGGGCTCGACAAGAAAAAGGCCGAAGAGCTGTTCGGCATGATCGAGAAGTTCGCCGGCTACGGCTTCAACAAGAGCCACTCCACCGCGTACGCCCTGATCGCGTACATGACCGCCTACCTCAAGGCGCACTACCCGGTGCAGTTCATGGCCGCCCTGCTGTCGGGCGACATCCCCGGCCGCAACTTCAAGAGCAAGGACGCGCTGGTCGAGCACCTGGAGGACTGCGAGCGGATGGAGATCGAGGTGGTCCCGCCGGACGTCAACACCTCGTTCGTCGACTTCGCGGTCCGCGAGGGCCGGATCTTGTTCGGCCTGTCCGCCATCAAGGCGTGCGGCGGCGGCGCCGCCGACGCGGTGGTCGCCGAACGCGAGGCCAACGGCCCCTACACCGACCTGTTCAACTTCTGCGAGCGCGTCGACCCCCAGTCGTGCAACCGCGCCACGGTCGAGACCCTCGTCAAGGCCGGCGCGTTCGACTCGTTCGGCGCCGACCGCGCGCGGCTGATGGCCGGCGTCGAGCGGGCGATGCAGTCCGGCGCCTCGGCGATGGCCGACCGCCGCAGCGGCCAGAAGGGCCTGTTCGACGAGGCCGAGGACGAAGCGACCGAGGACGCCTGCCTCGACCTTCCCGACGCCGCGCCCTGGGAGGAGAAGCAGCTGCTGACCTACGAGAAGGAGGTCCTCGGCTACTACCTCTCCAGCCACCCGCTGGCCGAGTACGAGCAGATCCTGCGGACCTACGCCACGCACACCAGCAAGAGCCTGGGCAACCTGGAGCACCGCAGCGAGGTCGTGCTGGGCGGCATGCTGGCCGCCATCAAGATGAGCCACACCAAGAACCCCAAGCCCGGCATGCCCAGCAAGTACGCCATGTGGGACCTGGAAGACCTCGACGGAATCGTGCGGTGCATCATGTGGCCCGAGCAGTTCGCCCAGTTCGGCGACCAGGTCGTGGGCGACGCGATCGTCGGCATCCGCGCGGTGGTCGACCGCCGGCCCGGCGCCGAGGAGGTCAACCTGATCATCAACGAGCTGATGCCGGTCGCCGAACTCGAGACCCGCTTCACCAGCGGCGTCACCATCATGGTGGACGAGACCCGCCACGGCGCCGAGGGGCTCAAGACGCTCCGCGAGATCGTCCGCGGCTACCCGGGCAAGATGCCGCTCAAGCTCCAGCTGATGCTGGCGGACGGCGGCGCGGTGATCCTCGAGAGCGGCCGCCGCGTGAGCCTCGAGGCCGAGCTGCGCCACCGCGTCGAGGAGTTCCTGTCGCCCGGCTCGTTCCGCCTGACCAGCGCCCCGCCCAAGCCCACGCCGCCGCCCCAGAACGGCCGCGGCCGCCGCGCGATGGCGGGGGCGTGA
- a CDS encoding GlsB/YeaQ/YmgE family stress response membrane protein, with translation MGLIWACIVWAVFGLIAGAIARLLVPGRQAMGTLATMVLGIIGSFVGGFIGYMFAGGELVQASGFIMSVIGAVIALLISIYAGKRNATV, from the coding sequence ATGGGACTTATTTGGGCGTGTATCGTGTGGGCCGTGTTTGGTTTGATTGCGGGCGCGATCGCGCGACTGCTGGTGCCGGGCCGTCAGGCGATGGGCACGCTGGCCACCATGGTGCTGGGCATCATCGGCTCGTTCGTGGGCGGCTTCATCGGCTACATGTTCGCCGGTGGCGAGCTGGTGCAGGCCTCGGGCTTTATCATGTCGGTGATCGGCGCCGTGATCGCGCTGCTGATCTCGATCTACGCCGGCAAGCGGAACGCGACTGTGTAA